One genomic window of Candidatus Pseudobacter hemicellulosilyticus includes the following:
- a CDS encoding FG-GAP-like repeat-containing protein, giving the protein MRNYLLSLLALFVSSLSLQAQSVNVLHFDGVDDYVYVGGSSAYAFADGTVEIWVKRDALAGEVSPATSGEPWEKHWSILMNDWGIGLETTSGTGWLPYTYEAGKWYHLAYVFTNGYPTRIYVNGEYIGELAIALFEWLGGPVYIGQNGEYSKFFNGALSDLRMWRGVSRTEEEIRDNMNNFITDMPFPLVGNWTMNEGFAEDNNQHINSLHDQSWQSMWSMMDGFAMMGRTSNFVDRDQLPPPPPTPLPRITAFSPLSGKAGTELTITGSDFNGTAANNVVHFGTVKAEILSGSATSITVKIPKGATAQPITVTDIEAGVTGISTLSFTPIFDGDQSLPFPAAPNLVAGEDLTTIASRNSILADLNGDGLPELLFASGEHYFSYQLNKSQGNGAILDPGKQVLLIAGGYSCEQLVAADFDGDGKIDILALAKPENPMDWWRVMVYRNTSTATSISFEIPTYHYEVGMNLTGFITVGDVNTDGKPDIITIPNNPGGNTLNIIPNSTGGNNISFGTRYSQYVEWNTTPVSVQVVDLNNDQKQDLLIINRLEGSTQGSYVALRNTTTSSSNPSFSTDESQAFGTYPSVVAVGDYNIDGTNDLMVVLQDGTLSYVLNFSSTGDILGFSRMDEWFQLAGEPKSIAMSDMNGDGKPDFSISYTNVPFVTTFYSGELRGQWPNFTPQDHLTDNGLTGSLASADIDGDGRPDLLATRADGTGYVIMRNINGQPVGLPVSLVAFTAERKDKKIQLSWRTAMEINSDYFDVERSADGVHFSSIGRVAAQGNSGSMVEYSSIDQTPLAGENFYRLTMVDKDGSFKRSNVIRLQAGRQSPEVTIQVSPVPFRDQLTVRISNYTGNSLFVLFDHAGRKVQTANGSNAINTFSIKPGTPAGIYYYTVLSAKGEVLGKGKLIKQ; this is encoded by the coding sequence ATGAGGAACTATTTACTCTCCTTGCTGGCTCTCTTTGTCAGCAGCCTTTCACTTCAGGCGCAATCAGTTAACGTATTACATTTTGATGGTGTTGATGACTATGTCTATGTGGGCGGCAGCAGTGCTTACGCTTTTGCTGATGGCACCGTAGAGATATGGGTAAAACGCGATGCCCTTGCCGGGGAAGTGAGCCCGGCCACCAGTGGAGAACCCTGGGAAAAGCATTGGAGCATTCTCATGAACGACTGGGGCATTGGTCTGGAGACCACCAGCGGAACAGGCTGGCTGCCCTACACCTATGAGGCGGGCAAATGGTATCACCTGGCTTATGTATTTACCAATGGCTATCCTACCAGGATCTATGTAAATGGCGAATACATCGGTGAGCTGGCCATCGCCCTGTTTGAATGGCTCGGAGGTCCTGTTTACATTGGGCAGAACGGTGAGTATTCCAAGTTCTTTAACGGCGCCCTCTCGGACCTGCGGATGTGGCGTGGCGTATCCAGGACGGAAGAAGAGATCCGGGACAATATGAACAATTTCATAACGGATATGCCCTTCCCCCTGGTAGGTAACTGGACCATGAACGAGGGATTTGCTGAAGACAACAACCAGCATATCAATTCCCTTCACGATCAGTCCTGGCAGAGCATGTGGAGCATGATGGATGGATTTGCCATGATGGGCCGCACCTCCAACTTCGTGGATCGTGATCAGCTGCCCCCACCCCCGCCCACGCCGCTGCCAAGGATCACGGCTTTCAGCCCGCTCTCCGGCAAAGCCGGTACGGAGCTGACCATTACCGGTTCCGACTTTAATGGAACCGCCGCCAATAACGTGGTGCATTTTGGTACAGTCAAAGCGGAGATCCTTTCAGGCTCTGCCACCAGCATTACCGTAAAGATCCCGAAGGGCGCCACCGCACAGCCCATCACGGTCACTGATATTGAAGCCGGCGTAACAGGCATATCTACCCTGTCCTTTACACCCATCTTTGATGGCGACCAAAGCCTTCCTTTCCCGGCCGCTCCCAACCTGGTAGCCGGTGAGGATCTGACTACCATCGCCAGCAGGAACAGCATCCTGGCTGACCTGAACGGCGACGGATTACCCGAACTGCTCTTTGCTTCCGGTGAACACTATTTCAGCTACCAGCTGAACAAGAGCCAGGGCAATGGCGCCATCCTGGACCCGGGCAAACAAGTGCTGCTGATTGCTGGTGGCTATTCCTGTGAGCAATTAGTGGCAGCCGATTTTGACGGAGACGGCAAGATAGATATCCTGGCCCTGGCAAAACCAGAGAACCCGATGGACTGGTGGCGTGTAATGGTGTACCGCAATACGTCCACCGCTACCAGCATCAGCTTTGAGATCCCCACCTACCATTATGAAGTGGGCATGAACCTGACCGGCTTCATTACCGTGGGTGATGTCAATACCGATGGCAAACCGGATATCATCACCATCCCCAATAACCCGGGTGGCAATACGCTCAATATCATTCCCAACAGCACCGGCGGTAACAATATCAGCTTCGGCACCCGCTATTCGCAGTATGTGGAATGGAATACTACTCCTGTTTCCGTGCAGGTAGTTGATCTCAATAATGACCAGAAGCAGGACCTGCTGATCATCAACCGGCTGGAAGGAAGCACGCAAGGCTCTTATGTAGCGCTTAGGAACACCACTACCAGCAGCAGCAATCCAAGCTTCAGCACGGACGAATCACAGGCCTTCGGAACTTATCCCTCGGTTGTTGCAGTGGGCGACTATAACATAGACGGCACCAATGACCTCATGGTGGTGCTGCAGGACGGAACCCTCAGCTATGTGCTGAACTTCTCCTCCACTGGTGACATACTTGGCTTTTCAAGGATGGATGAGTGGTTCCAGCTGGCGGGTGAACCCAAGAGCATTGCCATGTCTGATATGAATGGCGACGGCAAACCGGATTTCAGTATTTCTTATACCAACGTTCCTTTTGTTACTACTTTTTACAGTGGCGAACTAAGAGGCCAATGGCCAAACTTTACGCCGCAGGATCACCTGACAGACAATGGCCTCACAGGCTCCCTGGCCTCCGCTGATATTGATGGGGATGGAAGGCCGGACCTGCTGGCTACCCGCGCAGATGGCACCGGTTATGTGATCATGCGGAATATCAATGGCCAGCCTGTTGGCCTGCCCGTATCCCTGGTAGCTTTTACCGCCGAAAGGAAGGACAAAAAAATACAGCTCAGCTGGCGCACGGCTATGGAGATCAACAGTGATTATTTTGACGTGGAGCGCAGTGCTGATGGTGTCCATTTCAGTTCCATTGGCCGCGTAGCAGCCCAGGGTAATTCCGGCAGCATGGTTGAATACAGCAGCATTGACCAGACGCCGCTGGCTGGTGAGAACTTCTACCGCCTTACTATGGTGGATAAGGATGGCAGCTTCAAACGCTCCAATGTCATCCGCCTCCAGGCAGGCCGCCAGTCGCCCGAAGTGACCATTCAGGTAAGTCCTGTTCCCTTCCGCGACCAGCTCACTGTCCGGATCAGCAACTATACCGGCAACAGTCTCTTTGTACTGTTTGATCATGCCGGCAGAAAGGTGCAGACCGCAAATGGCAGCAACGCTATCAATACTTTTAGCATTAAGCCCGGTACCCCCGCAGGTATCTATTATTACACGGTACTCTCCGCCAAAGGCGAAGTATTGGGTAAAGGCAAACTGATCAAACAATAA
- a CDS encoding RagB/SusD family nutrient uptake outer membrane protein has protein sequence MQKIYKGLFTCLVAATLSGCEKNLEPNLYGEIFPENFYQTPADLKAATTAVYHNLRLGGWGPYMFCDGSSLIMDEVATGEWTVKWSWENFLKGIWNTGDAMAYGFYNWVAPAVTKCTHVIAGIEDSPVDANLKAQYIAEMRALRAFFVYDIYRLYGPMPLITTRELALNPDPDYKPARPTAAEVVSFLEKELREAADVLAVTAPEYGRLTKGASLHYLLKLYMHEKSFEDGLRIANEIIGLNYYQLEPVYADIFSVANERNKEVIFSITAEALANYGNHSYVNILPGDYASPSGNSVDGWNGHRMPWAFYDSFDPADKRRELIIAEYRNKSGSNINLRSSGDIGALPLKYGIDPKAVGIWSGSDKIMDRYTEVLLFKAECLNEIYGPTAESIELINNIRRRAFGAGVIAEPETVLQESFDGSLNGEVFGNLTLKNFDGSGNSEWIYSKDGSGKLTGDNSLQVEVKRSGAEFWTLQIRTGDVPIVTNKNYTISFRAVADKDVSFDFRSEGPLGHTERINLTANQVRDISIPLNAPGGAGNAVMFFALGNTGSNYHLWLDELRLTATLKSTGGGVEDQLLKLSDYTDKSQLRERLLQERAWEFWYEGKRREDLIRMGDYVKEGKKHAQNFTDKNLRFPIPNAVMIENPRLIQNDGY, from the coding sequence TGAAAGCCGCCACCACCGCGGTATACCACAACCTGCGCCTCGGCGGATGGGGACCCTATATGTTCTGTGACGGCAGCTCGCTAATCATGGACGAAGTAGCCACCGGCGAGTGGACCGTAAAATGGAGCTGGGAAAATTTCCTGAAAGGTATCTGGAATACCGGTGATGCAATGGCTTACGGTTTTTATAACTGGGTAGCGCCCGCCGTTACCAAATGCACCCACGTTATTGCCGGTATTGAGGACTCACCCGTGGACGCCAACCTGAAAGCGCAATATATTGCTGAGATGCGTGCCCTGCGTGCCTTCTTCGTCTATGATATCTACCGACTCTATGGCCCCATGCCCCTGATCACTACGCGTGAACTGGCCCTCAATCCCGATCCGGATTATAAACCCGCCCGGCCTACGGCTGCTGAGGTAGTGAGTTTCCTGGAAAAGGAACTGCGCGAAGCCGCCGATGTACTGGCGGTGACCGCTCCCGAATACGGCCGCCTCACCAAAGGCGCTTCCCTGCATTACCTGCTCAAACTGTATATGCATGAAAAAAGCTTTGAGGACGGCCTGCGCATAGCCAATGAGATCATTGGTCTCAACTATTATCAGCTGGAACCGGTATATGCCGATATCTTCAGCGTAGCCAATGAACGCAACAAGGAAGTGATCTTCTCCATCACCGCCGAGGCGCTGGCCAACTATGGCAACCATAGCTATGTCAATATCCTGCCTGGTGATTACGCCTCGCCTTCCGGCAACAGCGTGGATGGCTGGAACGGTCACCGCATGCCCTGGGCTTTCTATGATTCTTTTGATCCCGCCGATAAACGCCGGGAACTGATCATAGCCGAATACAGGAACAAATCCGGCAGCAATATCAACCTGCGTTCTTCCGGTGATATTGGCGCCCTGCCGCTGAAATACGGTATTGATCCCAAGGCTGTGGGCATCTGGTCCGGCAGCGACAAGATCATGGACCGCTATACCGAAGTGCTGCTCTTTAAAGCAGAATGCCTCAACGAGATCTATGGACCTACTGCCGAAAGCATTGAGCTGATCAACAATATCCGCAGGCGGGCCTTCGGCGCCGGCGTCATTGCCGAACCTGAGACCGTACTGCAGGAGTCCTTTGACGGCAGCCTGAACGGCGAAGTGTTCGGTAACCTGACCCTCAAGAATTTTGATGGCTCCGGTAATTCCGAATGGATCTACAGCAAGGATGGTTCCGGCAAGCTGACCGGCGACAATTCCCTCCAGGTGGAAGTGAAGAGATCGGGCGCTGAATTCTGGACCCTCCAGATCCGTACCGGCGATGTGCCCATTGTCACCAATAAGAACTACACTATCAGCTTCCGTGCCGTAGCTGATAAGGATGTCAGCTTCGACTTCCGCTCCGAAGGGCCGCTGGGCCATACCGAAAGGATCAACCTCACCGCCAACCAGGTAAGGGATATCAGTATTCCGCTCAATGCACCGGGCGGCGCAGGCAATGCCGTCATGTTCTTTGCCCTGGGCAATACAGGCAGCAATTACCATCTCTGGCTGGATGAACTTAGACTCACCGCTACCCTGAAAAGCACTGGTGGCGGCGTTGAAGACCAACTGCTGAAGCTGAGCGATTATACCGATAAGAGCCAGCTGCGCGAAAGGCTACTCCAGGAACGCGCCTGGGAATTCTGGTATGAAGGCAAAAGAAGGGAAGACCTGATCCGTATGGGCGATTATGTAAAAGAAGGGAAGAAGCACGCCCAGAATTTCACGGATAAGAACCTGCGTTTCCCTATCCCCAATGCCGTGATGATAGAGAATCCCCGGCTGATCCAGAACGATGGTTATTGA
- a CDS encoding glycoside hydrolase family 43 protein has protein sequence MTKAIRQYSLYLSALVVPFFSCCSTADVKTDVEIIDPNGYNLKVQDMRVRDPFILVDPVSQAYYMQAGNNPGFKVYKSQDLLLWRDLGSSFTPAADFWGKKDFWAPDLYLYKEKYYLFGTFSADGKKRGTSILVADAPQGPFKPLVNKAVTPPNWMCLDGSLFIDNDNKPWIIYCHEWLEVTDGTVVAQRLTDDLKDTASVRQVLFKATDAPWVGSITSGTTTGYITDAPFIHKNDDGSLVMLWSSFRKDGKYAIGQAISRNGNILGPWEQSAESLNDDDGGHAMLFRDLKGRLMISYHAPNSATEKPTIKEVYIKDGKVSLNK, from the coding sequence ATGACAAAAGCAATCAGACAATACAGTTTATACCTCAGCGCCCTGGTAGTGCCTTTTTTTAGCTGTTGCAGCACGGCCGATGTGAAGACCGACGTAGAGATCATTGACCCCAACGGCTATAACCTCAAGGTGCAGGATATGCGCGTGCGCGATCCTTTTATCCTGGTGGACCCCGTTTCCCAGGCCTATTATATGCAGGCCGGCAATAACCCCGGGTTTAAAGTATATAAAAGCCAGGACCTGCTGTTATGGCGCGACCTGGGCAGCAGTTTTACCCCCGCTGCCGATTTCTGGGGTAAGAAGGATTTCTGGGCGCCTGATCTCTATCTCTACAAGGAGAAGTATTACCTGTTCGGCACCTTCAGCGCCGATGGCAAGAAAAGAGGCACTTCCATCCTGGTAGCCGATGCACCGCAGGGACCTTTCAAACCCCTGGTCAATAAAGCGGTGACGCCGCCCAACTGGATGTGCCTGGATGGCTCTCTGTTCATTGACAACGACAATAAACCCTGGATCATCTATTGCCATGAATGGCTGGAAGTGACCGATGGAACAGTAGTGGCCCAACGCCTCACGGACGACCTGAAAGATACCGCCAGTGTACGCCAGGTGCTGTTCAAAGCCACCGATGCCCCCTGGGTGGGCAGTATCACCAGCGGCACCACTACCGGTTATATCACGGACGCCCCTTTTATTCATAAGAATGATGATGGCAGTCTGGTTATGCTCTGGTCCAGCTTCCGCAAAGATGGTAAATACGCTATCGGTCAGGCCATCTCCCGCAACGGCAATATCCTGGGTCCCTGGGAGCAATCCGCTGAATCCCTTAATGATGATGACGGCGGGCATGCCATGCTGTTCCGCGATCTGAAAGGCCGCCTGATGATCTCTTACCATGCACCCAACAGCGCCACGGAAAAACCCACCATCAAAGAAGTGTATATCAAGGACGGGAAAGTATCGCTGAACAAATAA
- the cmoA gene encoding carboxy-S-adenosyl-L-methionine synthase CmoA — protein sequence MQEKDEVFSVQYAKASDFKFGTKVAGVFDDMVNRSVPFYEEMQRMVAELAADHVNGRSRIYDLGCSTGTTMAHMDQTVPVEVPIIGIDDSKEMLEKCQQKLHALGSKREYDLVVGDLNKDLNIDDACVVVLCLTLQFVRPMNRERLLKQIFDGLRPGGVLILVEKILAEDSAFNRDFIKYYYDMKRRHNYSELEISQKREALENILIPYKLSENVTLLRDAGFEHCEVFFKWYNFTGLIAKKSV from the coding sequence ATGCAAGAAAAAGATGAAGTATTTAGTGTGCAATATGCCAAAGCTTCAGATTTCAAATTCGGGACTAAGGTGGCGGGCGTATTTGACGATATGGTCAACCGCTCTGTACCTTTCTATGAGGAGATGCAGCGCATGGTAGCGGAACTGGCCGCTGACCATGTGAATGGCCGCTCCAGGATTTATGACCTCGGCTGTTCCACCGGCACCACTATGGCGCATATGGACCAGACCGTACCTGTGGAAGTTCCCATCATAGGTATTGACGATTCAAAAGAAATGCTGGAAAAATGCCAGCAGAAACTCCATGCCCTGGGCAGCAAAAGGGAGTACGACCTGGTAGTAGGCGACCTTAACAAAGACCTCAACATTGACGACGCCTGCGTGGTGGTCCTTTGCCTGACCCTTCAGTTTGTCCGGCCCATGAACAGGGAACGCCTGCTGAAACAGATCTTTGATGGTCTTCGTCCCGGCGGTGTGCTGATCCTGGTGGAAAAGATCCTGGCCGAGGACAGTGCTTTCAACCGCGATTTTATCAAATATTACTACGACATGAAGCGCCGCCACAACTACAGTGAGCTGGAGATCTCTCAGAAGAGAGAGGCGCTGGAAAATATTCTCATTCCTTATAAACTCTCTGAAAACGTTACCCTGCTCAGGGATGCAGGCTTTGAACATTGTGAAGTGTTCTTCAAGTGGTACAATTTTACCGGACTCATTGCAAAAAAATCTGTATGA
- a CDS encoding isoprenylcysteine carboxylmethyltransferase family protein, producing the protein MIAIGNFFFKYRNLLFIVLYLLLFIPSPPLFGPRTLGEEFYVWPLVIGLVITITGQLVRGGTIGLAYIIRGGKDGKVYAEELVTTGVFSHCRNPLYVGNILMLLGVGVLANSLIFVCVVMPLFLLIYQAIVLAEENFLRNKFGGTFDQYCKRVNRWIPSLKGISETFRTMHFKWKRWLIKEYNTQYIWLSGIVLILFLKYPQLTDYDKTCRNLWLFILLPLLLVYYLAVRFMKKSGRWRD; encoded by the coding sequence ATGATCGCCATCGGCAATTTCTTCTTTAAATACCGTAATCTCCTTTTCATCGTTCTCTATCTCTTATTGTTCATCCCTTCCCCGCCCCTCTTTGGTCCCAGGACCCTGGGTGAAGAGTTTTATGTATGGCCCCTGGTCATTGGGCTGGTGATCACCATCACCGGTCAGCTGGTCCGCGGCGGCACTATTGGCCTGGCCTATATTATACGTGGTGGTAAGGATGGCAAGGTCTATGCTGAAGAGCTGGTGACCACCGGCGTTTTCAGCCATTGCCGCAACCCGCTGTATGTAGGCAATATCCTCATGCTGCTGGGCGTAGGCGTACTGGCCAATTCCCTGATCTTTGTCTGTGTGGTCATGCCGCTGTTCCTGCTGATCTACCAGGCAATAGTGCTGGCAGAAGAAAATTTCCTGCGGAATAAATTCGGCGGGACGTTTGATCAGTACTGCAAAAGGGTGAACCGCTGGATACCTTCCCTGAAAGGCATCAGCGAAACTTTCCGGACCATGCATTTCAAATGGAAACGCTGGCTGATCAAAGAATATAATACCCAGTATATCTGGTTATCCGGTATTGTCCTGATCCTCTTCCTCAAGTATCCGCAACTGACGGATTACGACAAAACCTGCCGTAACCTCTGGCTGTTCATCCTGCTGCCCTTGCTGCTGGTTTATTACCTGGCTGTGCGGTTTATGAAGAAGTCGGGCCGCTGGAGGGACTAA